A stretch of Shinella zoogloeoides DNA encodes these proteins:
- a CDS encoding YfcC family protein produces MSTVSEAPEERRFQFPTAFTILFGLIVLVAALTWIIPAGQYDRVQNAALNKQVPVAGTYAVAEPAPQGIVDIIMAPIRGFYDPAAGTANAIDVALFVLVIGGFIGVVTSTGAINAGIERAMAKLKGREKWMIPFLMALFAFGGTTYGMAEETLAFYMLLIPIMIAARYDAVTAVAIILLGAGVGVLGSTVNAFATVIASDAAGVPFTQGLVLRVVILGLSWLACVAYVMRYAERVRLDPSKSLVYDMKADNEKLFLSAHHEGTIDFTLVHKVVLAVFGITFVVMIWGVLKGGWWMGEMSGLFLASAIVIGVIARTGEKNFTDAFVNGARDLLGVALIIGLARGIVVIMDEGKITDTILHWAEGSVAGLGKVAFINVMYWLQILLSFFVPSSSGLAVLSMPIMAPVADFAGVGRDLVVTAYQSANGIVNLINPTFAVVMGALAIGRIPYERWLRFMWPLLVILTVIIMASLSIAAIIV; encoded by the coding sequence ATGAGCACTGTTTCTGAAGCACCGGAGGAACGACGTTTTCAGTTCCCAACCGCATTCACCATCCTCTTTGGCTTGATCGTTCTAGTCGCCGCACTCACATGGATCATACCGGCCGGGCAGTACGACCGTGTTCAGAATGCGGCCCTGAACAAGCAAGTGCCCGTCGCCGGGACCTATGCGGTCGCTGAGCCGGCGCCGCAGGGGATAGTCGACATCATCATGGCGCCAATCCGCGGGTTCTACGACCCCGCAGCCGGCACCGCAAACGCCATCGATGTCGCTCTTTTCGTCCTGGTGATTGGCGGGTTCATCGGGGTCGTCACCTCGACAGGCGCGATAAATGCCGGAATCGAGCGCGCTATGGCCAAGCTCAAGGGACGGGAAAAGTGGATGATCCCGTTCCTGATGGCGCTGTTTGCCTTCGGCGGCACCACCTATGGAATGGCCGAAGAAACGCTCGCTTTCTATATGCTGCTGATCCCGATTATGATCGCCGCGCGATATGACGCGGTTACCGCCGTCGCCATCATCCTCCTTGGAGCAGGCGTTGGTGTCTTGGGGTCCACGGTCAACGCATTTGCCACCGTTATCGCCTCTGACGCGGCCGGCGTGCCGTTCACGCAAGGGCTGGTTTTGCGCGTCGTCATTCTCGGGCTGAGCTGGCTCGCCTGCGTTGCCTACGTCATGCGCTATGCGGAACGGGTTCGGCTCGATCCGAGCAAATCGCTCGTCTACGACATGAAAGCCGACAACGAGAAGCTTTTCCTCAGCGCTCATCACGAGGGGACGATCGACTTCACCCTGGTACACAAGGTCGTGCTTGCGGTCTTCGGCATCACCTTCGTGGTGATGATCTGGGGTGTGCTCAAGGGCGGCTGGTGGATGGGCGAGATGAGCGGTCTCTTCCTCGCCTCCGCCATTGTCATAGGCGTCATTGCGCGAACGGGTGAGAAGAACTTCACGGATGCCTTCGTTAACGGAGCACGCGACCTTCTCGGTGTTGCCCTGATCATAGGTCTGGCGCGCGGCATCGTTGTCATCATGGATGAGGGCAAGATTACCGACACCATACTGCATTGGGCCGAAGGTTCGGTCGCAGGCCTCGGCAAGGTCGCCTTTATCAACGTGATGTACTGGCTTCAGATCCTGCTGTCGTTCTTCGTGCCGTCGTCGTCGGGTCTTGCAGTCCTGTCGATGCCGATCATGGCCCCGGTCGCCGATTTTGCCGGCGTGGGCCGCGATCTGGTGGTCACTGCCTATCAGTCGGCGAATGGCATCGTGAATCTCATTAATCCGACCTTCGCCGTGGTCATGGGTGCGCTCGCCATAGGTCGCATCCCATACGAACGGTGGCTGCGCTTCATGTGGCCGCTTCTCGTGATCCTCACCGTCATCATCATGGCGAGCCTCAGCATCGCCGCCATCATCGTCTGA
- a CDS encoding CBS domain-containing protein → MITSDIMTRDVATISVDAHVRHAVSVMLERGVSGLPVTDSDGKLVGIITEGDLMSRKEIGRSLLDRQDHPMTDENDLKNYIHCNSWRVGDVMSPEVVTVADTTSLATVTEMMLSRNIKRIPVTSDRAVIGIVSRRDLLKATSFSGIEHIARGDEGIRLAASARIRNDLGFDPERLKIDVHGGTVAVTGVHLTDLQLRAVKCVIEGIPGASFSGKPT, encoded by the coding sequence TGCCACGATCAGTGTGGATGCTCATGTGCGTCACGCTGTTTCAGTCATGCTGGAGCGTGGCGTCAGCGGTCTGCCGGTGACGGATAGCGACGGAAAGCTCGTTGGGATCATTACGGAAGGCGATCTGATGTCCCGCAAGGAGATCGGAAGGTCTTTGCTCGATCGGCAGGACCATCCGATGACCGATGAGAACGATCTTAAAAATTACATTCATTGCAACAGCTGGCGCGTTGGTGATGTCATGTCCCCGGAAGTTGTGACAGTAGCTGATACCACCTCCTTGGCGACGGTGACCGAGATGATGCTGAGCCGCAACATCAAGCGTATTCCGGTAACGTCCGACCGTGCGGTTATCGGGATCGTCAGCCGCCGCGACCTTTTAAAGGCGACCTCCTTTTCGGGTATCGAACACATTGCGCGTGGAGACGAAGGTATCAGGCTTGCAGCTTCGGCGCGTATCCGCAATGACCTCGGATTTGATCCGGAAAGGCTGAAGATCGACGTGCACGGCGGGACGGTCGCGGTCACCGGAGTACATTTGACAGATCTTCAACTCCGGGCCGTGAAATGTGTCATCGAGGGCATACCGGGTGCGAGCTTCTCCGGCAAACCGACTTGA